From Astatotilapia calliptera chromosome 19, fAstCal1.2, whole genome shotgun sequence, a single genomic window includes:
- the gpr68 gene encoding ovarian cancer G-protein coupled receptor 1 — MMVINKSEEDMSNCSINHGIHQHVFSCVYILVLMVGVPANVYSLYHAALQLKQRNELGVYLMNLTVSDLLYLASLPFWLQYFFQDDDWRHREWLCQMCGFLLYENIYISIGFLCCISLDRYLAVVHPLRFTALRSMKAASVISAIIWLKEIAVGVFFFHHKELSKDPSNHSLCFEHYPMKSWERPINYYRISIGFMFPLAILLISYLWVLRAVGRSAGTQPDQKMRIRQLVSSTILIFLVCFSPYHVFLLVRTLLEEECSFIEAIFNYYHLSLLLTTLNCVADPVLYCFVSESARRGLYRVVFRPVARILCCCRRRGNASPASPANDSHEVATDENNGQPNVTLLTHSNTLNNGQMDAACRNTSLITRMHEESVKARVTENNTLEMCVTEKQKQNPDRTERRGQK; from the exons ATGATGGTGATCAACAAGTCTGAAGAAGACATGAGCAACTGCAGCATCAACCATGGGATCCACCAGCACGTGTTCTCCTGCGTCTATATCCTGGTGCTCATG GTTGGTGTTCCTGCCAACGTGTACTCGCTATACCACGCTGCCCTTCAGCTGAAGCAGAGGAACGAGCTGGGCGTTTACCTGATGAACCTCACTGTGTCTGACCTACTATACCTGGCGTCTCTGCCTTTCTGGCTCCAGTACTTCTTTCAG GACGATGATTGGCGTCACCGAGAATGGCTGTGTCAGATGTGTGGTTTCCTGCTCTACGAGAACATCTACATCAGTATCGGCTTTCTGTGCTGCATCAGTCTGGATCGCTATCTGGCTGTGGTCCATCCTTTGAG GTTCACGGCTCTGCGCTCCATGAAAGCAGCGTCCGTCATCAGCGCCATCATCTGGCTGAAGGAGATCGCGGTGGGcgtgtttttctttcaccatAAGGAGCTCAGCAAAGATCCCAGTAACCACTCGCTGTGCTTCGAGCACTACCCCATGAAGTCGTGGGAACGTCCAATCAACTACTACCGCATCAGCATCGGCTTCATGTTCCCGCTGGCCATTCTGTTG ATTAGCTACCTGTGGGTCCTGCGAGCAGTGGGCCGGAGCGCGGGAACGCAGCCGGATCAGAAGATGAGGATCAGGCAGTTAGTCAGCAGCACCATCCTCATCTTCCTCGTCTGCTTCTCGCCCTACCACGTCTTCCTGCTGGTGCGCACGCTGCTGGAGGAGGAATGCAGCTTCATCGAAG CCATATTTAACTACTACCACCTGTCCCTGCTGCTGACCACCCTGAACTGCGTGGCCGACCCAGTCCTCTACTGTTTCGTCAGCGAAAGCGCCCGCCGCGGCCTCTACAGAGTTGTCTTCAGACCTGTCGCCAGGATACTCTGCTGCTGCCGTCGCCGTGGCAATGCCAGTCCCGCCAGTCCGGCTAACGACTCCCACGAGGTTGCCACGGACGAGAACAATGGCCAGCCGAACGTGACGCTGCTCACGCACAGCAATACGCTGAACAACGGCCAAATGGACGCCGCCTGCAGAAACACGAGTTTAATCACACGGATGCACGAAGAAAGCGTCAAAGCACGAGTCACAGAGAATAACACCTTGGaaatgtgtgtgacagagaagcAGAAACAAAACCCTGACAGGACGGAGCGACGTGGGCAGAAATGA